A genomic window from Fibrobacter sp. includes:
- a CDS encoding prepilin-type N-terminal cleavage/methylation domain-containing protein produces the protein MLNVCSKKSGFTLVEALVVVAVMGILSGIGVASLRAAVANSRIKDAGINVTAFMERAANETTRLNSTMSVKVESDKKTLKLYKCLAVNASNGACTNLGAVVAEMKLESPNSFVTDKSCPDQPGSKTSPSSQMTLVPKIGVSPIPNGCLMMRYASSDRYAVSIKSPTKFAMYYKLNYNSGAADSWFEF, from the coding sequence ATGTTGAACGTGTGTTCGAAAAAAAGCGGTTTTACGTTGGTCGAGGCCCTCGTGGTGGTTGCCGTCATGGGGATTCTCTCCGGTATTGGGGTGGCAAGCCTCAGGGCTGCCGTGGCTAACAGCCGCATCAAGGACGCCGGTATCAACGTGACTGCATTCATGGAACGCGCGGCGAACGAAACCACGCGGTTGAACTCGACGATGAGCGTGAAGGTGGAAAGCGACAAGAAGACCTTGAAGCTGTACAAGTGCCTGGCCGTGAACGCATCCAACGGGGCGTGCACCAACCTGGGCGCTGTCGTTGCCGAAATGAAGCTTGAATCGCCGAATTCCTTCGTGACGGACAAGAGTTGCCCGGACCAGCCAGGTTCCAAGACGAGTCCGTCGAGCCAGATGACTTTGGTCCCGAAAATCGGGGTCTCTCCAATTCCCAACGGCTGCCTCATGATGCGTTATGCCAGTTCCGACAGGTATGCCGTATCCATCAAGTCCCCGACGAAGTTCGCGATGTATTACAAACTGAATTACAATAGCGGTGCGGCCGATTCCTGGTTTGAATTTTAG
- a CDS encoding type II secretion system protein, whose protein sequence is MEKKLKNKKGFGITEVLVSAVVLGLLYMAILHMQTGNREALLRIRGRDGAIEVAQQVIDSLNRIGIASIPDPTSAAAGDEHVQNGNYVWTWDPIQRSWERGSKVGGGQTTIAYTPTVTVSPTTEYTATNGSNLETVSHVYAKQVNVQVSWQFKGSRQSINMSTVIR, encoded by the coding sequence ATGGAAAAGAAACTGAAGAACAAGAAAGGTTTTGGAATCACGGAGGTGCTTGTCTCCGCGGTGGTTCTGGGCCTTTTGTATATGGCTATCCTCCATATGCAGACGGGTAACCGCGAGGCGCTTTTGCGTATACGCGGTAGAGACGGCGCCATCGAGGTGGCGCAGCAGGTCATCGATTCCCTGAACCGCATAGGGATAGCCTCCATTCCCGATCCGACAAGCGCCGCTGCCGGTGATGAGCATGTCCAGAACGGAAACTACGTGTGGACGTGGGACCCGATCCAGCGTTCCTGGGAACGCGGCAGCAAGGTCGGCGGTGGCCAGACGACTATAGCCTATACCCCAACCGTGACCGTATCGCCGACGACGGAATATACTGCGACAAATGGATCTAACCTCGAGACGGTGAGCCATGTGTACGCCAAGCAGGTGAATGTTCAAGTTTCCTGGCAGTTCAAGGGGTCCAGGCAGTCCATCAACATGTCTACGGTTATCCGGTAG